DNA sequence from the Bombus pyrosoma isolate SC7728 linkage group LG12, ASM1482585v1, whole genome shotgun sequence genome:
CTGCCTACCTGTTTAGAAATGGATAATTGCAGAGACTGTTTGACAAAACTAAAAGGTTTCGACTGCAAATGGTGTTCAGAACTGAATCAATGCAGCACCGGAACATCTAGATCGCGACAAGATTGGCTGTTGAAAGGTTGCGATGTTCGAATGATAAAAGCAATTGACAATTGCCCGTTACCAACTACGACATGCAAGGAACACCTTGACGAATATAATCACATTTTACGCATGCATTCGGAAGAGCCTGTTACCGTTAGTGAAATGAATGCGAAGCAAGAGAAACCTGGATCGAGTCCTCTAGAGCGTTGTAAGATCTTTATTTCTGTCACTAACGTACACTTTTGCAATCGTTCGTTCAGTCataatgatattttacttttaatatctttagCTCGGGACAATATGAACATGGGAGTTTCAGGAATTATTGGAATTCTCCTTGTAATTGGTTTAGTCGTAGGTTTAGCAGCGTGGGCTGCATATGCTTACCGTAATCCTCATAGTACGTCCGGACAAATGTTAATTAGGGTAaggattaataatatttgttatagtaaaaaaaaaagagagaaatgatttaaagaaatatttttgatcttCTTTGAACAGTATCGACCAAGCCAATGGAGTTGGCGAAGAGGAGAAGCACGTTATACAGCAGCAACGATTCACATGTAGAAATATGTAATCGAAACGCAATCAGCAATTAGTACAGAACTATCGGACCAAACTTCCTATTAAATATACACCGTATTAAGTCTGCAAGTTTATGTACAGAATCGTTAGCCTGCAATGACGCACGTGTCGCTTTATTAATTGCCATATGTCAATATATGATACTTATTTGTTGATATTAACGTAAAATAACATGTTCGATTATTACCAATATACAAGGGATCGGAAATCGTAGTACAACCAGGCAAGCGGTAATtctacatgaaaaaataagagaacaACTTGATACAACATTTTGTCATCCGAGACTTTGTTTACGAGAAAATTAagcgtataataaattaattaaaacaaaaataaataatccacAAGAATgtaaactatatataaaaataagtaaaataacaTGTAGATGTAAATAACATGATGATGTAGAACaacatattttcatgaaatgcTTTgttttttcgagaaaaataaattttaaaatatataatgagCGTGTATCAGACCAGTTCGTAACTGAACATCTTCAAACTTTACTTTCTTGAAAATGTAACCTAaaacggaaaaatatttcacattttttacttattttcacatGTATAATAACATCGTGTTGGTTGTTTACTGTCACTTATCCAAGTTTGTGAgtatacttgacaaattttcaaacccggttttctcaaaaatgaaacgtcatagaaaacaaaatttatttcatattttcgacttattttttcatgtagaATTACCCCGTATCCGATTGTAGTACGATTTCCGACCCACCCTATATTTATactgaaacaaatataattgtgttggaaaagggaaaagaacaagtatttcaaattattataaacaagtattgcaaaattatctattattaaatttacgaCGCTAATTTCCGAAGAAATGGCAATTAAGCTACTAGTGACAAAGGTATAGAGGAAACTTTTGAAAGTGACCTTCATTGTATCAGCGGGCGGAATAACGAATGTTTATTgagattttaaattttgtacagtaatgttaatgttataaaaacaCATAAAAACAAGTTTATACTTACTGTTGCCTGTGAAAATATTGAGTCGACCttttacaacgtataatttCTCTAATGTTTTCTTTCGAAGAAAGTCACGCTCCATCACAATATTCGAAAGACGAAACGTTTCTAGAGCAAATAATTAACAGTGAGAGACAAACGGACACTGGTATTATGAACGATGACTACACGGAaacatttgttacattttcgTAGTCGAAGCAACCGTATTATCGAAAGACGGGCAAGAAATCCTTCCCCTGGATATTGAGCGTTTATGTGATTTTAGTATCATGTGGTATACTTTGTTATTGtttaagagagagagaaaagagagaattcgttttttatcgttatataaacttcagtaattgtttataaatataagtatgtatctatatatttataaattatatattacaatacaaatatatatatttataaatatatatttatatatatgtataatctttGCGACGTGAagagcaatattttaataaaaatcagttGAATGATCAAGTTCCGATCTAGCCTCTAGAAACTACAGTTCGGATGGTATAtgggaattaaatttttaaacaaactttCAGCaatatttagagaattttATGACGTaacaaattgtataatatcattttgtgctcctcttcttcgtttttccttaGTACATTCCAGAATATTCAATTACtaggaatataaaatatactaaatggaataaattatatatccgTAAACTGTAGTTTCAccctttaaattttaaatacgcgtatatatatgtacatatcgtATGTTCAGatgtgtacatgtatatttttatatatacacaaaatatataaatatattttatatgaaaagatttttaaacaCACGAGCACCTTAACTTACGATTAGTAATAATACATGGAAAAAAAgcaacaatgaaaaattcatatatatcgGTAATATTAGATCATCAGTGTATATAGTAgcatattaaaacaatataatttttatatgattgtaagtataattaatatcgaaaggTGCCCTTAATCAACTTTTTGATACATTTATTGGCAATGGaatattattaagtattttCTTCTTGTCGAAGATTaacgtttatgcaaatttctactttttaacAACAAAGAAAGTGTTAGAAagtacattaatttaaaaagtaggtgatttttttttaaatgatatctctatattataaaattagcttACGAAAAtcacgattaatttttctcacattattgtatgtatatgatCTAACTGATAGTttgtgataataaatattataattattacaataaatatgttttaattttacatatctttttattaatatcagaGAATTAATACTGTGAAAGATtttgtgtgtgtatgtgtaaaatttcatctataagcatttctttttaaatttttcattacttgttgcattatttttttcatttacatattaaattcatCTTACGTGTTTTAAtgtgttataattatatgtataataaacgtTTATATTACCCgattttacattacattttataacaatatttaaccTCTAAAATTCTAGTAATAGTAGAGAGGAAACAAGAGCATTCATGCTCGTAGTGCTAGTTGCTTCACAAAACAAGTGCTGCACCATGCGATCAAGTGCTGAAGTCAACTAAAGTTAACATATACAAGAACCTATGTATTTAAGATTAATGTTAAGGATGTACCCTGTTTGGTTGCATACTAGTATAGACAAgtacttaatttttttaattggtttTACTTCGATGTTCGCCCACATTGACGATTGTACAAAGAATACTAAAAAAAATCGGATAGAAAATTAGATATGAACTTTTCCGTAGAATCATGCAATTAAAGGTTCTTGTAGCGTGGAAACCAATAAATTCTTGTCTATACTAGTGTGTAACCAAACAGGGCAGATCCCTAATTTTATAAGTTCTTATATATGCTACTTTTTATTGTCCTCAGCGTTTGGTCGCGTGCTGCAGCACTAGTCAGGAAAGAACCAGATCCATAAGCAGGAACACTCTTAGTTCCTCTCTGATAATAACTAAGTAATGTCCTAGTAATAATAgctatttagtattttattaataagatGGCAGCCTTCACGAAAGCTATACAGATTTCAAAAGGTGTAAATAATGTGACAAAACTGTTTACAAATTTAGTTTTATCACAAAATGTAAATTCAGTTACGACTTCGATGTTTATTCAAaggtttttataatttattttacatgtaatttttctacagTAAGTTGTATTGAACAAACCGAGAGGTTATGTcttgaataattcttttttatttgacataatatataaatacaaatagttTTGCAAATATAAGAAGTACTTGTttgtaaatactttttcaaacaaaaatatattttataattattattattatatttaatatttagtacttattttgaatttatatttttgtctgtaacaaaaattattactgataattttattaatttaacatgtaaatattcaaatattctttaaattgcataattttattgtttataattatacatagatGATTTAAATTCCTTAGGGTCCCTACTTTTCAATATTCTCTCATTCATACTACACCTAAATGTAATGATTTGATGGAATTTTTTGATAACCCAAAAAATTGGGAAAAGGATAAAGTACGTGTTGGGCGTTCTTGGAAAAAAGATGAACTAAGATTAAAAAGCAATGAAGACCTTCATAAATTATGGTAACAcacaaaagttacaaaatataacaatgttgtatgataatgaaaattatatttaaaacgcCCAggtttgtattattaaaagaacGCAATATGCTTCTAACAatggaagaaatttataaacaagaatggaaatattttccaaatccTGAAAGAATTGATAAAGTTGAAGATAGTATGGCTAACTTAGAGTCAGTAGTtcgtgaaagaaataaagcatACTATATGCTTGAAACTGGAACAACTGGAGAACGACCTgttgtaacaaaatataatccTCTTggtaaaatgtttttatatatttattttatatgatataaaatatatagaaattgtcTGTAAATAGACTACttaaattctgttttataGGTCTACGTTACTTTTATCGAATGAGTCAATATTCTAGACCAAAACATCAAAATTCTGCGTggcataaaaaatataaatttaattttggtGGATATGCAGTGCAAAAATTTTTGCGACTTTATAGAGAGAAATTATGGAATGAAAAACGTAAATTAATGAAGTgtgtattttttctatataattacaaaataaccTTTAAACTGATAAGacttcttttaatataatatacgtaaaaaaaattttattttagtcgTCAAAGAAATAAGGTGGCTGTTTTGATGCGAACTTTCCCCAATCTTGATATGGAAGCTGTGAAAGAACAATATCCATTAGCAGATATAGAAAAGGCAAAGAAGCATAGACATGCAGATGGACACTTTATACGTGATTAAATGCATTTTTTCACtacatgatatttttaacttttgaaATAGATTGCAATATTGATAAAAGtactttcaattaaaataatattaaatgtgacaaaattaaattcaaagtataattctacaacaaatatttcaacacttAAATGCt
Encoded proteins:
- the LOC122573860 gene encoding 39S ribosomal protein L47, mitochondrial produces the protein MAAFTKAIQISKGVNNVTKLFTNLVLSQNVNSVTTSMFIQRVPTFQYSLIHTTPKCNDLMEFFDNPKNWEKDKVRVGRSWKKDELRLKSNEDLHKLWFVLLKERNMLLTMEEIYKQEWKYFPNPERIDKVEDSMANLESVVRERNKAYYMLETGTTGERPVVTKYNPLGLRYFYRMSQYSRPKHQNSAWHKKYKFNFGGYAVQKFLRLYREKLWNEKRKLMNRQRNKVAVLMRTFPNLDMEAVKEQYPLADIEKAKKHRHADGHFIRD